The nucleotide sequence ATGCCGCCACCAAGTTGCACGCTAGCTATGCAGCCACCCAGAGGTGTGGTGAACGGCGTTTGCTGAAGAATTGAGCAGCCTGCTTTGTCTCGTTGCCCAGGTGTCCGCTTTGTCGGGCAAGCGGAAATTTTACGAAAAGTTTTCTCGCCACGGTCGCGTCCGGCGGCGATTGGTGGCGTCGCCGGGCCGGACGACTAGTACCACTTTTCCACCAGGAAGCTGCCGTTGTCGGCGACGTCGAACAGCGGGCGACAATAGCGTCCGCAACCGTTCGGTCCGCCCGGCCGATAGACCAGTGCGATCGACAAATTCCAGTGTTCGTTGCGGTGCTGGTTGCTCGCGCCTTCACCCACCACATAGGTGGTGCTGGTCGCCAGCATCAGCTTTTCACGCAGCGGCAGATTCAGGTGCGATCCCATCAGGAAATTGCCTTCGTCCGTGCCGCCCAAAAAGCCCATCGCGTCACCGCCACCGGACAGGATCCGGCGATAGAACAGACGGTACTGGTCGATCGCTTCGAACTGCACGTAGTCGGTGACGAATTGACCGTCATCGTCCAAGACGGTGGTGTCAGAAATGTTGCTGTTCAAAGCCGCCGTGTAACGGACGCCGAAGTCGTGACAGCGACCGGTCCGCCAGCTGACTTCGCCGCGAATTTGCAGCAGGTCGCCTTGGAAGTACCAGTCGTCATTCAGGTAATCCAGCACAGCCCCGTATTGCAGGCCGTAGTCCACCCGGCGAAACAGGCCGCCGGTCAGGAAGATTTGGTTGCGGCTGGAGTCGGAAAACTCGCTGCCACGCAGGTTCGATTGGGTGGCACGCAGCCCCAGTTGGGCGGCCAAATCGACGCCCAGCCAACGGCGAAGCGATCGGCCTTCGTTGACCCCTTGGTGGAATCCGAAACTGCCCGATCCGTCCAGGACTCGGCTGCCCGCCGGTCCCGCGTCGACGTAGTTCAGCGGGCCGCTGTAGGCCATCGAACCGGCGAAGAATTGAAAGCGTGACCAGTTGATTCTTAGGATCGGCAGGAAGACCGGGACCGCAGCCGGCCCCCCCACGGAATCGCAGCCGCCGCCGTCGCAGCCGCCAC is from Crateriforma conspicua and encodes:
- a CDS encoding DUF6666 family protein, whose amino-acid sequence is MITLGRSLQDSRRWRMTAIVTCLIAVGILRCPAGSAQVSTQTPNNHLRSGYQAQPPGRIQFNAKPAGLPQTSVAPKRPTSSRDSMIRMAAEGQVLAEVPAESLRGNLVNRNGGNVQQVGFLEDHGRCGPVCDCGHCGVEPGCGMEAVIVEPACGMEPVCGIEAACGCEPVCGMEPACGIEPGCGMEYGYGSLGCTGTVGCDCGGCDGGGCDSVGGPAAVPVFLPILRINWSRFQFFAGSMAYSGPLNYVDAGPAGSRVLDGSGSFGFHQGVNEGRSLRRWLGVDLAAQLGLRATQSNLRGSEFSDSSRNQIFLTGGLFRRVDYGLQYGAVLDYLNDDWYFQGDLLQIRGEVSWRTGRCHDFGVRYTAALNSNISDTTVLDDDGQFVTDYVQFEAIDQYRLFYRRILSGGGDAMGFLGGTDEGNFLMGSHLNLPLREKLMLATSTTYVVGEGASNQHRNEHWNLSIALVYRPGGPNGCGRYCRPLFDVADNGSFLVEKWY